From a region of the Kwoniella mangroviensis CBS 8507 chromosome 1 map unlocalized Ctg01, whole genome shotgun sequence genome:
- a CDS encoding arginine-tRNA ligase: MATLAPPQAIPEKFQLPTPPEVATSTPILNYAPTRSPIDIFKMAVAILVSEAFEEKLEKIYPAVEMGKKGCDFSVAIVRFKKGKPADLEVWAKKVIDNFKPSACLSAVSTPDNKFLLFQMNKDSFNYHLLRHITLTSEAALANPTDPTLSYGTTTEGQGKHMLIDFSSPNIAKPFHAGHLRSTIIGTVISNLYEANGWRVTRLNYLGDWGTQYGLLSVGFDKFGDEQELIKDPIHHLFQVYVKINNAKAEQKERLDAGETIPEEDQIHFQAKKVFKDMEDGEPKAIAQWARFRDLSIEKLKGTYEKLNVHFDVYWGESQVSTESMDRATRIVQEKNLTCEDRGALLVDLTKYKMDKAIIRKADGTTIYLTRDLGGLHDKWEKYHFDKHIYVVQAAQSLHFNQLFKTAELMGEPYADKLQHISFGLVKGMSTRKGTVVFLEDIMEEATETMHEQMKSNEAKYAQVEDPLGTSAIIGTTAVKIQDMAGKRINDYDFDIKRCTSFEGDFGPFIQYSHVRLCSVQRKNPNVPVPVSVNEIDISLLNEPKINDIMYHLATYPQTVKNAYNSSEPSQLVTWCFRLSHLVGGAWETVKVAGADEETAKARLFLYIQTRVVLANAMRLLSLTPIERM, encoded by the exons ATGGCTACACTCGCCCCACCTCAAGCTATCCCCGAGAAGTTCCAGCTCCCCACTCCTCCCGAGGTAGCCACATCAACCCCTATACTGAACTATGCTCCTACTCGATCACCTATCGATATTTTCAAGATGGCTGTGGCCATTCTCGTCTCAGAGGCTTTTGAAGAGAAATTAGAAAAGATTTACCCTGCTGTGGAGATGGGTAAGAAAGGATGTGATTTCTCGGTGGCTATTGTAAGGTTTAAGAAAGGGAAACCGGCAGATTTGGAAGTTTGGGCAAAGAAGGTCATTGATAAT TTCAAACCATCTGCCTGCCTCAGTGCCGTCAGTACACCTGATAACAAGTTCTTGTTGTTCCAAATGAA CAAAGACTCATTCaactatcatctcctccgacacatcactctcacttccGAAGCTGCCCTCGCCAACCCCACCGACCCAACTCTATCATACGGTACCACGACAGAAGGTCAGGGTAAACACatgttgatcgatttctcCTCTCCCAACATCGCTAAACCTTTCCACGCCGGTCATCTTAGAAGTACAATTATTGGTACGGTCATTAGTAACTTGTATGAAGCGAATGGATGGAGGGTGACTAGGTTGAATTACTTGGGTGATTGGGGCACTCaatatg GTCTTCTATCAGTTGGTTTTGACAAATTCGGGGACGAACAGGAACTCATCAAAgatcccatccatcatctcttccaagtTTACGTGAAAATCAACAACGCTAAAGCcgaacagaaagaaagattaGATGCTGGAGAGACGATACCTGAAGAGGATCAAATTCACTTCCAAGCCAAAAAGGTGTTCAAAGATAtggaggatg GCGAGCCAAAGGCCATCGCTCAATGGGCTCGATTCCGAGATCTCTCGATTGAAAAGCTCAAGGGTACTTACGAGAAACTCAACGTCCACTTTGACGTATACTGGGGTGAATCTCAAGTATCTACTGAATCGATGGACCGAGCTACCAGGATCGTCCAGGAGAAAAACCTTACCTGTGAGGACAGAGGGGCGTTATTGGTTGATTTGACGAAATACAAGATGGACAAAGCTATCATCCGAAAAGCTG ACGGAACAACAATCTACCTTACTCGAGATTTGGGAGGATTGCACGATAAATGGGAGAAATACCATTTCGATAAACACATCTACGTCGTTCAGGCAGCTCAATCATTACATTTCAATCAATTATTCAAGACCGCTGAATTGATGGGCGAACCCTATGCGGATAAATTACAACACATCAGTTTCGGTTTAGTGAAAGGAATGTCTACCCGAAAAGGAACTGTGGTTTTCCTTGAAGATATCATGGAAGAAGCTACCGAGACGATGCACGAGCAGATGAAGTCGAACGAGGCTAAGTACGCGCAGGTAGAAGATCCTTTGGGAACTAGTGCGATCATCGGTACGACTGCTGTGAAGATCCAGGATATGGCTGgtaagag GATCAACGATTACGATTTCGATATCAAACGATGTACATCGttcgaaggtgatttcggaCCATTCATCCAATACTCTCATGTCCGATTATGCTCCGTTCAACGAAAAAATCCCAACGTTCCTGTACCGGTATCAGTTAAcgagattgatatctcaTTACTCAATGAACCTAAAATCAACGATATCATGTATCACCTCGCGACATACCCTCAAACCGTCAAGAATGCCTATAACTCTTCCGAACCTTCTCAATTGGTCACGTGGTGTTTCAGATTATCACACTTGGTCGGAGGAGCTTGGGAAACTGTCAAAGTTGCCggagcagatgaagagactgCTAAAGCCAGGCTGTTCCTATATATCCAGACTAGGGTAGTGTTGGCTAATGCTATGAGGTTGTTGAGTTTGACACCTATCGAACGAATGTAG
- a CDS encoding ribonucleoprotein-associated protein, with protein sequence MASQPNPKAFPLANAQLTNQILDLIQQAQHYKQLKKGANEATKTLNRGICEFIVMTADVEPIEIVLHLPLLCEDKNVPYVFLPSKTALGRACGVSRPVIAASVTTNEARELNAQIQAVKNEIEKLLI encoded by the exons ATGGCTTCTCAACCTAACCCTAAGGCTTTCCCTTTGGCTAATGCCCAACTCACCAACCAG ATCCTCGATCTTAtccaacaagctcaacacTACAAGCAATTAAAGAAGGG AGCAAACGAAGCTACCAAGACTCTCAATCGAGGTATCTGTGAATTCATCGTCATGACCGCCGATGTCGAACCTATCGAAATCGTCTTGCACTTGCCTCTCTTATGTGAAGACAAGAACGTTCCATACGTTTTCCTTCCCTCCAAGACTGCTTTGGGTAGAGCTTGTGGTGTCTCTAGACCCGTCATCGCTGCTAGTGTCACTACCAACGAGGCTAGGGAGCTGAACGCTCAAATCCAAGctgtcaag AACGAAATTGAGAAACTTCTCATCTAA